The Corallococcus soli genome has a window encoding:
- a CDS encoding type I polyketide synthase — translation MDFFAVPYDIHFDDTMAYGSHHFLTNFKFQCAGREHLLFSPHAFEVPEFRRDFDQVLLLTYEGYSRNLAPAALGNRLVVLTSLEERGEVSLRFCFRTLKSDGTPVACGYQTVLCADKAQGTLRAFPESFQRSFESLASIHEPQGPRSFRDRALQGGGAVNALFPEPVRQLARTLLADGARGISRRVTLPPETTPAAAQALQLSPGATAFLFAGQGTFEPTLFLRLKALQPELREELATVAEACRPLGMDLTPLLAAEDEAAITRAFERAPLLDQLGIFLSGVLGARWMQRQGVGPDVFVGHSFGEIAAMTAAGAMELRTGAEVVCRRIRALQQGSEQLGTLAAIALSEPETLQALADCGTGNLEVAGRNHARQTVVAGPRAELEQLRAFLERQGKGFTFISSRYPFHHRKLAPAATAFRDSLAGLTVHPARGPIYSPIERRVYAGDGAELAGALASHLVRPFDFLGAVEALVQAGCGRFVDCGTGGRLSRIVQRILPPDSPVAVTSLDGVLPESAPSSKPEASPAIRGEGMPEIAVVSLGCMLPGGAKDPEAYWRNIQQGISGIVDTGRMHPEQVADFVGPAVTPDRTYTLLTGRVHDTDLVPPPGMEAARFQRYGREQKLLAHALTQAMAPLRSTAPRVPGRIQCLLGSTGDGSPEYDEALCLEAGEALLRAQGEKDPGLAALGAVARAALGVEARASELAPHPTLQAVVTEVVGRGVFTMLLDAACASSLYAIALGMKALESGEADLVLAGGVFSPGPGNSCLFSQFKGLSATGSRPFDERADGVIFGEGAGVVGLMRLEDAVAAGLKVQAVIRGAGLSSDGRSSSANVPRADGQVAAMEACYAAARIDPGSIQYIEAHGTATPAGDTTELQSIGRVFGGKRKGFQLASVKALIGHVGWAAGAASVIKLCKALEHRRFPPQSHFDRPGAGLRALGPDFEVSPREQPWPENDAHPRRAATNGFGFGGTNAHLVLEEYRGGPLAPRPKSTAGEELVVVAAEGLFPNANGAPVDGVPESPGARFDTGALRLPTSVRLLPDITEDMDFTQHLGLIVASSLVGKLGGFDTLRTGTAIVLGLEGKTRRGVEATQRVLATSTRRRLREHVQRAPEAASVLPLVERLHDAVVGTLRPSGPYTLQGMMPNVTPGRMAGALDSKGPNFVVDAGAHSLAASLRASRALLASGFDLVLVGSPHMRRPGEGPAASAPEEGMTMLAVTTAAKAEQRGLKPLCQLRMSTGAGTHAGPHVTLPPHSAREALEVLRAVRAAAGGNATTLRFHPDVATGDRLELQLHPMEGSPLRVHPEARAEKTDMAPAPEASEGFDHSAAIGYHAPVLVERQGRPAGASRLGGRRVLFIAQDEPLARELASHAPVVCGPEYRILHAGASDLGARIHGIDLSREETAEAGLDALRFDPEVILAVCRMEPGAAEASVVSDTALRHEALELLFLSARRAYAGLGAGTVALASLCIGGVGPHRTLHPVTGLFAGLLKSLGREVPARNVRALSTTPLPLPEALDRVSFELGAGDDQDPIEVCFDGPLRCVRLLQPTEVPAHPAAGLDSGSVVLLTGGGRGVTAVLAGALLKRYGCKVVLVGRSAPTDAPERVLQARDEELGQVERDFYAEELARDRTQRMPALRSRFERYLAVRELRTTLDGLTRLPGQMHYRAADVTRPEEVDRVVEELLREHGRLDLVVHGAGTQVSKKLNRRKLSEFRGTLDTKLVGLRNLREACASRLARPVPFHVLTSAFSFIGNDGQADYGAANEALDRLCAWVSDARQEVAWCSVGWLAWDGIGMTRGSEYRVLGASRRLRGIRADEGEALFLQLVDGLPCQPINVQLTESERAFYGLELLPTPPPPPEPPRPTRRELVVDAASVPCLEDHLVRGTPTLPGAWALDLMLQSALGDRHPELRTVTIEDARFSRFIRVKPGGQQSLRAECTPLGDAPGRHSVQVKLTGDIVHPSGVVLERDLVYAEARFTLTAEPPTVSAQLAAATAAGNGLPVHDPHCATGSPIELRRMFDCLEEIRLEPTARFARLGLPQGPQEAGTHVPALVLDAALRLSAMHVEGVSNDVFAPIRVQRTTFDRDLVGGNGGAPRHLALTALAPRVEGDLLLCGSAAAHDEAGRLRMLVEGGIARPMA, via the coding sequence ATGGACTTCTTCGCCGTCCCGTACGACATCCATTTCGATGACACGATGGCCTACGGGAGCCATCACTTCCTCACCAACTTCAAGTTCCAGTGCGCGGGCCGGGAGCACCTGCTCTTCAGTCCGCATGCCTTCGAGGTGCCGGAGTTCCGGCGCGACTTCGACCAGGTGCTCCTGCTCACCTACGAAGGCTATTCGCGCAACCTCGCCCCGGCGGCCCTGGGTAACCGGCTGGTCGTGCTCACGTCGCTGGAGGAGCGGGGTGAGGTCTCCCTGCGCTTCTGCTTCCGGACGCTGAAGAGCGACGGCACCCCGGTGGCCTGCGGCTACCAGACCGTGCTCTGCGCGGACAAGGCCCAGGGCACCCTGCGCGCCTTCCCGGAGTCCTTCCAGCGCAGCTTCGAGTCCCTGGCCAGCATCCACGAACCCCAGGGCCCCAGGAGCTTCCGCGACCGCGCCCTCCAGGGAGGGGGCGCCGTCAACGCGCTGTTCCCGGAGCCCGTCCGGCAGCTGGCCAGGACCCTGCTGGCGGACGGAGCGCGCGGCATCTCCCGGCGCGTCACCCTTCCGCCGGAGACGACACCGGCGGCAGCGCAGGCGCTCCAGCTGTCCCCCGGGGCCACGGCGTTCCTCTTCGCGGGACAGGGCACGTTCGAGCCGACCCTCTTCCTGCGCTTGAAGGCGCTCCAGCCGGAGCTGCGCGAGGAGCTGGCGACCGTCGCGGAGGCGTGCCGGCCGCTGGGCATGGACCTCACCCCGCTGCTCGCGGCGGAGGATGAGGCCGCGATCACCCGGGCGTTCGAACGGGCGCCCCTATTGGATCAGCTCGGCATCTTCCTGTCCGGAGTGCTCGGCGCCCGGTGGATGCAGCGCCAGGGGGTGGGGCCGGACGTGTTCGTGGGCCACAGCTTCGGGGAGATCGCCGCCATGACCGCGGCCGGTGCGATGGAGCTGCGCACGGGGGCGGAGGTGGTGTGCCGGCGCATCCGGGCGCTCCAGCAGGGCTCGGAGCAGCTGGGCACGCTCGCGGCCATCGCGCTCTCCGAACCGGAGACCCTCCAGGCGCTGGCGGACTGCGGCACCGGGAACCTGGAGGTCGCCGGCCGCAACCACGCGCGGCAGACCGTGGTCGCGGGGCCTCGCGCGGAGCTGGAGCAGCTTCGCGCCTTCCTGGAGCGACAGGGCAAGGGCTTCACCTTCATCTCCAGCCGCTATCCCTTCCACCACCGGAAGCTGGCGCCCGCCGCCACCGCGTTTCGCGACAGCCTCGCGGGGCTGACGGTGCATCCCGCGCGCGGACCCATCTATTCGCCCATCGAGCGACGCGTGTACGCGGGAGACGGGGCGGAGCTGGCCGGAGCGCTCGCGTCCCACCTGGTGCGCCCCTTCGACTTCCTAGGGGCGGTGGAGGCGCTGGTCCAGGCGGGCTGCGGCCGCTTCGTGGACTGCGGCACGGGAGGACGGCTGTCGCGCATCGTCCAGCGGATCCTTCCCCCGGACTCCCCCGTCGCGGTGACGTCGCTGGACGGCGTGCTGCCCGAAAGCGCGCCGTCCTCCAAGCCTGAAGCGTCCCCGGCCATTCGGGGCGAAGGAATGCCGGAGATCGCGGTGGTGTCCCTGGGCTGCATGCTCCCTGGTGGCGCGAAGGATCCGGAGGCCTACTGGAGGAACATCCAGCAGGGCATCAGCGGCATCGTGGACACGGGCCGGATGCACCCCGAACAGGTGGCGGACTTCGTGGGCCCTGCGGTCACGCCGGATCGCACGTACACGCTGCTCACAGGGCGGGTGCATGACACCGACCTCGTCCCGCCCCCTGGCATGGAGGCTGCCCGCTTCCAGCGCTACGGCCGGGAGCAGAAGCTGCTGGCGCACGCGCTCACGCAGGCGATGGCGCCCTTGCGCTCCACCGCGCCGCGCGTCCCGGGGCGCATCCAGTGCCTGCTGGGTTCCACCGGGGACGGGTCCCCGGAGTACGACGAGGCGTTGTGCCTGGAGGCAGGAGAAGCCCTGCTCCGCGCTCAAGGAGAGAAGGACCCCGGGCTCGCCGCGCTGGGCGCCGTGGCGAGGGCGGCGCTCGGCGTCGAGGCCCGGGCCTCCGAGCTGGCGCCCCACCCCACCCTCCAAGCGGTGGTGACGGAGGTCGTGGGGCGTGGCGTGTTCACGATGCTGCTCGACGCGGCCTGCGCCTCCTCGCTCTACGCCATCGCGCTGGGAATGAAGGCGCTGGAGAGTGGCGAGGCAGACCTGGTGCTCGCGGGCGGGGTCTTCTCCCCGGGTCCGGGCAACAGCTGCCTGTTCTCCCAGTTCAAGGGCCTGTCCGCCACCGGCAGCCGGCCGTTCGATGAGCGGGCGGATGGCGTCATCTTCGGAGAGGGCGCGGGCGTGGTCGGCCTGATGCGCCTGGAGGATGCGGTCGCGGCCGGCTTGAAGGTCCAGGCCGTCATCCGTGGCGCGGGGCTCTCCAGCGACGGGCGCAGCAGCTCCGCGAACGTCCCGCGCGCGGACGGTCAGGTGGCCGCCATGGAGGCGTGCTACGCGGCGGCGCGCATCGACCCGGGGTCCATCCAGTACATCGAAGCGCACGGCACGGCCACGCCGGCCGGGGACACCACCGAGCTGCAATCCATCGGGCGGGTCTTCGGAGGCAAGCGCAAGGGCTTCCAGCTCGCCAGCGTCAAGGCCTTGATTGGCCACGTGGGCTGGGCCGCGGGCGCGGCGTCGGTCATCAAGCTGTGCAAGGCGCTGGAGCACCGGCGCTTCCCGCCGCAGTCCCACTTCGACCGGCCGGGCGCCGGGCTGCGCGCGCTCGGGCCGGACTTCGAGGTGAGCCCGCGCGAACAACCCTGGCCGGAGAACGACGCCCATCCCCGCCGGGCGGCCACGAACGGCTTCGGCTTCGGTGGCACCAACGCGCACCTGGTGTTGGAGGAGTACCGGGGTGGACCGCTCGCACCGCGTCCCAAGTCCACGGCGGGCGAGGAGCTGGTGGTGGTGGCCGCCGAGGGCCTGTTCCCGAATGCGAACGGAGCGCCGGTGGACGGGGTGCCGGAATCACCGGGTGCGCGGTTCGACACCGGAGCCCTGCGGCTGCCCACGTCCGTCCGGCTGCTGCCGGACATCACCGAGGACATGGACTTCACGCAGCACCTGGGGCTCATCGTCGCGAGCAGCCTCGTGGGGAAGCTCGGCGGCTTCGACACGCTGCGCACGGGGACGGCCATCGTCCTGGGGCTGGAGGGCAAGACGCGCCGGGGCGTGGAGGCCACGCAGCGCGTGCTGGCCACGTCCACGCGTCGCAGGCTGCGCGAGCACGTCCAGCGCGCGCCGGAGGCCGCGTCCGTCCTCCCGCTGGTGGAGCGCCTCCATGACGCCGTGGTGGGCACGCTGCGCCCCTCCGGGCCCTACACCCTCCAGGGGATGATGCCCAACGTCACGCCAGGGCGGATGGCGGGGGCGCTCGACAGCAAGGGGCCCAACTTCGTGGTGGACGCGGGGGCCCACTCGCTGGCCGCGTCGCTGCGGGCCTCGCGGGCCCTGCTGGCCAGCGGGTTCGACCTGGTGCTCGTGGGCAGTCCCCACATGCGCCGTCCGGGAGAGGGGCCGGCGGCGTCCGCGCCTGAAGAGGGCATGACGATGCTGGCGGTCACCACGGCCGCGAAGGCGGAGCAGCGCGGCTTGAAGCCCCTGTGTCAGCTGCGGATGTCCACCGGGGCGGGAACCCACGCCGGCCCCCACGTCACGCTTCCGCCGCACTCGGCCCGGGAAGCCCTGGAGGTCCTGCGGGCGGTGCGCGCCGCCGCCGGAGGGAATGCCACCACGCTGCGCTTCCATCCGGATGTCGCCACGGGAGACCGGCTGGAGCTTCAGCTCCACCCCATGGAGGGCAGCCCGCTGCGCGTGCATCCGGAAGCACGGGCGGAGAAGACGGACATGGCGCCGGCCCCTGAGGCGTCCGAGGGCTTCGACCACTCGGCGGCCATCGGCTACCACGCGCCGGTGCTGGTCGAGCGCCAGGGTCGGCCCGCGGGAGCCTCACGGCTGGGGGGCCGACGCGTGCTCTTCATCGCGCAGGACGAGCCCCTCGCCCGTGAGCTCGCCTCCCACGCGCCGGTCGTGTGCGGCCCCGAGTACCGCATCCTGCATGCGGGGGCCTCCGACCTCGGAGCGCGGATCCACGGCATCGACCTGTCGCGGGAGGAGACCGCGGAGGCCGGGCTCGATGCGCTCCGCTTCGACCCTGAGGTCATCCTCGCGGTCTGCCGGATGGAACCCGGGGCGGCCGAAGCCTCGGTCGTCTCCGACACGGCCCTGCGCCACGAGGCCCTGGAGCTGCTCTTCCTGTCCGCGCGGCGTGCCTACGCCGGCCTGGGCGCTGGAACGGTGGCGCTGGCGAGCCTGTGCATCGGTGGCGTCGGTCCTCACCGGACCCTGCACCCGGTGACCGGCCTGTTCGCCGGGCTGCTCAAGTCCCTGGGGCGCGAGGTCCCGGCGCGGAACGTCCGGGCCCTCTCCACGACCCCGCTGCCGCTCCCGGAGGCGCTCGACCGGGTCTCCTTTGAGCTGGGCGCCGGGGACGACCAGGACCCCATCGAGGTCTGCTTCGATGGACCGCTCCGCTGCGTCCGGCTGCTCCAGCCCACGGAGGTTCCGGCCCACCCCGCGGCGGGCCTCGACTCCGGCTCGGTGGTGCTGCTCACGGGAGGAGGCCGCGGGGTGACGGCGGTGCTCGCCGGAGCGCTCCTCAAGCGCTACGGATGCAAGGTGGTGCTCGTCGGACGCAGCGCCCCGACGGACGCCCCGGAGCGCGTGCTCCAGGCGCGCGACGAGGAGCTGGGCCAGGTGGAGCGGGACTTCTACGCCGAGGAGCTGGCCCGCGACCGCACCCAGCGCATGCCCGCGCTGCGCTCGCGCTTCGAGCGCTACCTGGCCGTGCGCGAGCTCAGGACCACGCTCGACGGGCTCACGCGGCTTCCCGGCCAGATGCACTACCGGGCCGCGGACGTGACCCGGCCGGAGGAAGTGGACCGGGTGGTGGAGGAGCTCCTCCGCGAGCACGGGAGGCTGGACCTCGTGGTCCATGGCGCCGGCACCCAGGTCTCCAAGAAGCTCAACCGCCGGAAGCTGTCGGAGTTCAGGGGCACGCTGGACACCAAGCTCGTGGGCCTGCGCAACCTCCGCGAGGCCTGCGCGAGCCGCCTCGCGCGTCCCGTGCCCTTCCACGTCCTGACCTCCGCGTTCAGCTTCATCGGCAACGACGGACAGGCGGACTACGGCGCGGCCAACGAGGCCCTGGACCGGCTCTGCGCCTGGGTCAGCGACGCACGCCAGGAGGTCGCGTGGTGCAGCGTGGGCTGGCTCGCGTGGGACGGCATCGGCATGACGCGGGGCTCTGAGTACCGGGTGCTCGGCGCCAGCCGCCGGCTTCGCGGCATCCGCGCCGACGAAGGCGAAGCGCTCTTCCTCCAGTTGGTGGACGGCCTGCCGTGCCAGCCCATCAACGTGCAGCTCACGGAGAGCGAGCGCGCCTTCTATGGCCTGGAGTTGCTGCCCACGCCCCCGCCGCCCCCCGAACCGCCCCGGCCCACGCGCAGGGAGCTGGTGGTCGACGCGGCGAGCGTCCCCTGCCTGGAGGACCACCTCGTCCGGGGCACCCCCACCCTGCCCGGGGCGTGGGCGCTGGACCTGATGCTCCAGAGCGCGCTGGGCGACCGCCACCCGGAGCTGCGGACCGTCACCATCGAGGACGCCCGCTTCTCCCGCTTCATCCGCGTGAAGCCCGGCGGCCAGCAGTCCCTGCGCGCCGAGTGCACGCCCCTGGGCGACGCCCCGGGCCGGCACAGCGTGCAGGTGAAGCTCACGGGTGACATCGTCCATCCGTCCGGCGTGGTGCTGGAGCGCGACCTCGTCTACGCCGAGGCCCGCTTCACGCTGACGGCGGAGCCGCCCACGGTCTCCGCCCAGCTCGCGGCCGCCACGGCGGCGGGCAACGGCCTGCCCGTGCATGACCCGCACTGCGCCACCGGCTCCCCCATCGAACTGCGCAGGATGTTCGACTGCCTGGAGGAGATCCGCCTGGAGCCGACCGCCCGCTTCGCGCGGCTCGGGCTTCCGCAAGGCCCCCAGGAGGCGGGCACCCACGTCCCCGCGCTCGTGCTGGACGCGGCCCTGCGGCTGAGCGCGATGCACGTGGAGGGCGTGTCGAACGACGTGTTCGCGCCCATCCGCGTCCAGCGGACCACGTTCGACCGGGACCTGGTGGGGGGAAATGGCGGCGCTCCCCGCCACCTTGCCCTGACCGCGCTCGCGCCGCGCGTGGAGGGGGACCTCCTGCTCTGCGGCAGCGCGGCGGCGCATGACGAAGCGGGGCGGCTGCGGATGCTCGTTGAAGGTGGCATCGCCCGCCCCATGGCCTGA
- a CDS encoding SDR family oxidoreductase, producing the protein MSIHPSQHGAGASSNILERVRQCAASVTRYPLDILTGDAQLEDELGIDSVKLAEIAAVVGREFNLPQDRLPRGGKARTLGAIAGLVTEVMAESTAPAAASVPAHAVAPVRATPGAAAPVGVAPAVSAAPVRAAPGPDLESLVRSVFARVTRYPESLLTLHADLEDELGIDSVKQAEVMAVLMKELGLAEGPKPAQRLRTMASICEAARALLPSTTPMTSAPVRAPVHVAAAPLPSRMDLPFAGKVALVTGSGKGIGKVIATRLARAGATVVVNSFHSREDGERTARDIVDSGGKALHLWGSVANEEHLERLFSTVGEQLGGLDFLVCNASNGLIGPFDRISPRDWDKAFRTCITGTYECAMRARPLMAARGGGSIVTMSTSMSQRYMHDLGCQGVVKAGVESLTRYLAAELAPQGIRTNCVSAGPVHGDLLGMFPDAPDRVARWEAATPGGRLCSADDVADVTELLLGPKTQRVNGAIWVVDAGLSGTVDGLLPAARPS; encoded by the coding sequence ATGTCTATACATCCATCGCAGCATGGTGCCGGTGCGTCTTCGAACATCCTGGAGCGGGTGCGCCAGTGCGCAGCATCCGTCACCCGCTATCCACTCGACATCCTCACGGGGGATGCACAGCTTGAGGACGAACTGGGCATCGACTCCGTGAAGCTCGCGGAGATCGCCGCGGTCGTCGGGCGCGAATTCAACCTGCCTCAAGACCGTCTGCCGCGCGGAGGAAAGGCGCGGACGCTCGGCGCCATCGCCGGGCTGGTGACGGAGGTGATGGCGGAGTCCACCGCGCCAGCCGCCGCCAGCGTGCCCGCGCACGCCGTCGCGCCCGTGCGTGCCACGCCTGGCGCCGCCGCGCCCGTGGGTGTCGCGCCCGCCGTGTCCGCGGCGCCCGTGCGCGCCGCGCCCGGGCCCGACCTGGAATCCCTCGTGCGGTCCGTGTTCGCGCGGGTGACCCGCTACCCCGAAAGCCTGCTGACGTTGCACGCGGACCTGGAGGACGAGCTGGGCATCGACTCCGTGAAGCAGGCGGAGGTGATGGCCGTGCTCATGAAGGAGCTGGGGCTGGCCGAGGGCCCGAAGCCGGCCCAGCGCCTCCGCACGATGGCCTCCATCTGCGAGGCCGCCCGCGCGCTGCTGCCTTCCACCACGCCCATGACCAGCGCTCCGGTGCGCGCCCCCGTGCACGTCGCCGCCGCGCCCCTTCCGTCGCGGATGGACCTGCCGTTCGCGGGGAAGGTCGCGCTCGTCACGGGTTCCGGGAAGGGCATCGGCAAGGTCATCGCCACACGGCTGGCTCGGGCGGGAGCGACCGTGGTCGTGAACTCGTTCCATTCCCGGGAGGACGGGGAGAGGACCGCGCGGGACATCGTCGACAGTGGAGGAAAGGCGCTCCACCTGTGGGGCTCCGTCGCGAACGAGGAGCACCTGGAGCGGCTGTTCTCCACGGTGGGGGAGCAGTTGGGGGGACTCGACTTCCTCGTGTGCAACGCGTCCAACGGCCTCATCGGGCCCTTCGACCGCATCTCCCCGCGCGACTGGGACAAGGCGTTCCGCACCTGCATCACCGGCACCTACGAGTGCGCGATGCGCGCGCGTCCGCTGATGGCCGCGCGTGGGGGCGGGAGCATCGTCACCATGTCCACGTCCATGTCCCAGCGGTACATGCACGACCTGGGGTGCCAGGGCGTGGTGAAGGCGGGCGTGGAATCCCTCACGCGCTACCTGGCCGCGGAGCTGGCGCCGCAGGGCATCCGCACCAACTGCGTGTCCGCGGGCCCCGTGCATGGGGACCTGCTGGGAATGTTCCCCGACGCGCCCGACCGCGTGGCGCGCTGGGAGGCGGCCACCCCCGGGGGCCGGTTGTGCTCGGCGGATGACGTCGCGGACGTGACCGAGCTGCTGCTGGGGCCGAAGACCCAGCGTGTGAACGGCGCCATCTGGGTGGTGGACGCCGGCCTCTCTGGAACCGTGGACGGGCTGCTGCCCGCCGCGCGTCCGTCTTGA
- a CDS encoding YciI family protein, with the protein MRFMIIRKADKATEAGTLPDEKLLAAMGAYNEEMVKAGVMLQGEGLQPSAKGARVKFTNGKPTITDGPFTETKELIAGFTLIQVKSRQEALEWLKRWPALDGGGNVELELRQVFEDEDFGSEFTPELREQEARMRRELAARKA; encoded by the coding sequence ATGCGATTCATGATCATCCGCAAGGCAGACAAGGCCACCGAGGCGGGCACCCTCCCCGACGAGAAGCTCCTGGCCGCGATGGGCGCCTACAACGAGGAGATGGTGAAGGCGGGCGTGATGCTCCAGGGCGAGGGCCTCCAGCCGAGCGCGAAGGGCGCGCGCGTGAAGTTCACCAACGGCAAGCCGACCATCACCGACGGCCCCTTCACCGAGACGAAGGAGCTGATCGCCGGCTTCACCCTCATCCAGGTGAAGTCGAGGCAAGAGGCCCTGGAGTGGCTCAAGCGCTGGCCCGCGCTGGACGGGGGCGGCAACGTGGAGCTGGAGCTGCGTCAGGTGTTCGAGGACGAGGACTTCGGAAGTGAGTTCACGCCCGAGCTGCGCGAGCAGGAGGCGCGCATGCGGCGGGAGCTGGCCGCGCGCAAGGCGTAG
- a CDS encoding DUF1570 domain-containing protein, with translation MSLRWGLLGLALMLSSGCAASRALCPAEGGRPWREVRSSHFRLRTNLEEKAAAQTAVELEEFRRALLLAWGPGFDPPGTVDVILLSNPRDLEEFTDGRYAGYAIQTPNGPRMVMTGGGGYLLPDAPGDKETQAHELAHYLSAFALPRQPRWVSEGLASYLQTVTIKPSTRDVVLGQASRSLLQYVRTHGWLTLEELWQWEGQTQQSTAELQRHYASSWLWVHYLINQYGDRFGAFQSRLSRGEEPKSAFAAAFQGEAGFQAPLTNYVQLGRYAISTQPLPPVPTQTQTRAMEPADVHVIRATLFTEAPGDVPEEERQRKATLELEQALKEDPTHVETQRLRTEKMEKPERLKLARLLVEKHPEDGRAWDLLASALDAQGDVSASQEQARKRAAELLPDSPAAQNDLAWYYVRVEQPQKGLAPALRAVRLMPGNASILNTQAALFFQSGRCREATAMGRRALDMLHERAPDEARKEFKRLLTVYETQCTPTQASSSVTTE, from the coding sequence ATGAGCTTGCGATGGGGGCTGTTGGGGCTGGCATTGATGCTGTCTTCAGGTTGCGCGGCGAGCCGGGCCTTGTGTCCCGCCGAGGGAGGGCGGCCCTGGCGTGAGGTGCGCAGCTCGCACTTCCGCCTGCGCACGAACCTGGAGGAGAAGGCGGCGGCGCAGACGGCCGTGGAGCTGGAGGAGTTCCGCCGGGCGCTGCTGCTGGCGTGGGGGCCGGGCTTCGACCCGCCGGGCACGGTGGACGTCATCCTGCTGAGCAATCCCCGTGACCTGGAGGAGTTCACGGACGGCCGCTACGCGGGCTATGCGATCCAGACGCCCAATGGGCCCCGGATGGTGATGACGGGCGGCGGTGGCTACCTGCTGCCGGACGCTCCGGGCGACAAGGAGACCCAGGCGCACGAGCTGGCGCACTACCTGAGTGCCTTTGCCCTGCCCCGCCAGCCCCGGTGGGTGTCGGAGGGACTGGCCTCCTACCTGCAAACCGTCACCATCAAACCCAGCACCCGTGACGTGGTGTTGGGTCAGGCCAGCCGGTCCCTGCTCCAGTACGTGCGCACGCACGGCTGGCTCACGCTGGAGGAGCTGTGGCAGTGGGAGGGACAGACGCAGCAGAGCACCGCGGAGCTGCAGCGCCACTACGCCTCCTCATGGCTGTGGGTGCACTACCTCATCAACCAGTACGGTGACCGCTTCGGCGCCTTCCAGTCCCGGCTGTCCCGGGGCGAGGAGCCGAAGAGCGCCTTCGCGGCGGCCTTCCAGGGTGAAGCCGGCTTCCAGGCGCCCCTCACGAACTACGTCCAGCTTGGCCGCTACGCCATCTCCACCCAGCCCCTGCCGCCCGTGCCCACGCAAACCCAGACGCGCGCGATGGAGCCCGCGGACGTGCACGTCATCCGGGCCACGCTCTTCACCGAGGCGCCCGGGGACGTGCCCGAGGAAGAGCGCCAGCGCAAGGCGACCCTGGAACTGGAGCAGGCGCTGAAGGAGGACCCCACCCACGTGGAGACGCAGCGGCTGCGCACGGAGAAGATGGAGAAGCCCGAGCGCCTGAAGCTCGCGCGGCTGCTCGTGGAGAAGCACCCGGAGGATGGACGCGCGTGGGACCTGCTCGCCAGCGCGCTGGATGCGCAAGGTGACGTGTCCGCTTCGCAGGAGCAGGCCCGGAAGCGCGCCGCGGAGCTGTTGCCGGACAGCCCCGCCGCCCAGAACGACCTCGCCTGGTACTACGTGCGCGTCGAGCAGCCGCAGAAGGGGCTCGCCCCGGCGCTGCGGGCGGTGCGGCTGATGCCGGGGAACGCCTCCATCCTGAACACCCAGGCGGCCCTCTTCTTCCAGTCCGGGCGCTGCCGCGAGGCCACGGCCATGGGGCGCCGCGCGCTCGACATGCTCCACGAGCGAGCCCCGGACGAGGCGCGCAAGGAGTTCAAGCGGCTCCTCACCGTGTACGAGACGCAGTGCACTCCCACGCAGGCTTCGTCCTCGGTGACGACCGAGTAG